The following DNA comes from Candidatus Binataceae bacterium.
AGTTCCAGCGCGGAGCCGTCGAGCGCCGGAATCTCGTCCTCGGTTTTGACCAGCAGGTTGGTGATACCGAACGCGTGCAGTGCGGACATGAGATGCTCGACGGTACGAATCGAGCGCCCGCCCGAAGTCAGCGTGGTGTTGTAGGCGGTATCGGTTACATTCTCCAGCCGCACCGCGACCGGAGTGTCGTCGGCCAGTGACGAAAACACAATGCCGAAACCCGCCGGCGCGGGGTGCAAAATGACCCCGGTCTTGAGACCGGTGTGCAGGCCCTGCCCTCCCAGGACGATCGATCGGGCTATGGTGCGTTGGGCAAATGCGCCGCGCGAGACTTTCTTGCCGACGGCAAGTTCGCGCGATTCGCTCGAGATCGGTGGGACGACCGCCCGACCCGCGCTGCGACCATCCAGCGCCCGGGCGATTGAAACGAGCAGCCCGCTCACCGAAAAAGGTTTCTGGATGAAATCGGCCGCACCCAGTCTGGTGGCGGCCACGGCGCTCTGGATATTGGCGTGCCCAGAAATCATGATTACCGGAACGGCCGGCCGCTCGGATTTGATTCTGCGCAAAAGCTCGATGCCGTCGACGTCCGGCATCCATACATCAAGCAGCACCAGTGCCGGTGCCTCACGCTGGATCAGATCCATCACGCCCGGTGCATCGGCAGTGTCCACCACCCGGAATCCCTCGTCGCTCAAAATGCCACGCAGCGACGACCGGATGCGCTCCTCATCGTCCACCACAAGTACGGTCTCGTTCACAATGCCTCTCTCTTTCGTGGTTCTCGCGGCGAGAATCTGCTTCAGCCGGCGGCCTTCGCGAATGGCAGGTCTCTTATCGGAAACTCCAGTATGAATCTACTTCCGCGCGGTTTGTTGTCGGTAACGCGCACGAATCCATGATGGTCGGTTACGATCGCCGACACGATCGCTAATCCTAATCCGGTTCCGCCCTTCTTGCTCGAAAAATATGGCTCAAAAATGCGGGTGCGCAGCCGCGGATCGATGCCGGGGCCGTTGTCGCATACCTCCAGCGTCGCCAGTCCCTTGTCGGCGCGCTTGGCGGTGCGCACCTCGACCTGCGGTTTATCACCGTTGTGATTGTAAGTAGTCGTCGCACTGACCGCGTTGTCAAGCAAGTTCACCAGCGCCCGTTTCATCGCTTCCCGATCGATCATCAGCTGGGGCAAATCGGGCGCGAGGCTCAGGCCGAACTCCACCCCCGGATGAGCGGCACGAAAACCGGCCACCGCATCGTTGGCCAGCTGGTTCAAGTCGCCCGGCGCCGGCGTGAGGTGCGGCATGCGCGCGAACGCCGAAAATTCGTTAACCAGGCGCTTGAGCGCCTCGACCTCGCCGATAATGGTGCGGGTGCATTCCTCGACCAGCGGAGAGCTGCTCTCGGTTTTGTCCACCAGCTGCCGGCGCATGCGCTCCGCCGACAATTGAATCG
Coding sequences within:
- the lpxC gene encoding UDP-3-O-acyl-N-acetylglucosamine deacetylase yields the protein MNETVLVVDDEERIRSSLRGILSDEGFRVVDTADAPGVMDLIQREAPALVLLDVWMPDVDGIELLRRIKSERPAVPVIMISGHANIQSAVAATRLGAADFIQKPFSVSGLLVSIARALDGRSAGRAVVPPISSESRELAVGKKVSRGAFAQRTIARSIVLGGQGLHTGLKTGVILHPAPAGFGIVFSSLADDTPVAVRLENVTDTAYNTTLTSGGRSIRTVEHLMSALHAFGITNLLVKTEDEIPALDGSALELCKQIHEAGTNDQGSPVEPVRIRKTIVGKPGDREFIRIEPADHLIIDYSLEYPHPIGRQHVHFELTSPESYMEEIAPARTFGFVEEFRKMTEMGLASGGRIDNAILVDDQKVVNTTLRFPDEFARHKVLDLIGDLYLLCRPVLGHVIASRTGHSDNLALAKAIQSSLAA